In Musa acuminata AAA Group cultivar baxijiao chromosome BXJ2-3, Cavendish_Baxijiao_AAA, whole genome shotgun sequence, the following proteins share a genomic window:
- the LOC135607442 gene encoding lysine-specific demethylase JMJ26-like → MSGEEPPDDRRCLWRCKNLRMEGAEFCSDHRGLQSAEKGRWGSSSSRSRKTRVRARPEEGPPGEEEEAEREKLRKKNESRAFRPAGSAARATERDGPKSIPVRERRRLIVVDESDSDEEEDALVKEDDDDWKQENVKAGNKRKRMHLDMQKRKNRKTEKEASITDKDGQGAGSSAASEKSSSEKTAQNENYPEVPKKKKLTGDDALMCHQCQRNDKGRVVCCTSCKKKRFCIPCITRWYPHLSEADFAARCPFCRNNCNCKACLRMLGLAKPPGKLIEKTDKIKFCCYTLRLLLPWLKELIQERNAEKGIEAKIQGAASSKIKIQRATCEKDERIFCNVCRTSIVDFHRSCPSCLYDLCLGCCRELREGCIPGGLGKIILPYQDRGNDYIHGGNQHRQSNVSEGSSTRQASSHVTQLNEWRANEDGSIPCPPKEIGGCGSSLLELRCMFKESFLSALEEKAEAIVKESQFLECIGNSDRCPCFSATGQTDNSSRMLRKAACRDNSDDNCLYCPTANDIQQGELDHFQKHWLKGEPVIVRDVLELTSGLSWEPMVMWRALREKKLAEKASERLTVKAIDCLDWCEVEINIHQFFTGYTEGRKHNNGWPEMLKLKDWPPANSFEERLPRHGAEFITALPFPEYTDPRYGPLNLVVKLPKDVLKPDLGPKTYIAYGLAEELGRGDSITKLHCDMSDAVNVLTHTAEMTLSSHQLSKIEKLKKKHLKQDIQEQLYAEQEDKGKVVSSAEKNIMERTDNISNVALDDEKIMPMQSSSHVDKMSADVLDDQKSECISTTDIDVNTSNVQVRDAMHVEKVPETCVTGSEDEKTESSQLCDLNHEEVTKNKQMDQINVDQNGFDNVRMDEKAVDKTHPSAIPISKDTSEQVHIESHSVVHSRLFVSGPSIRHSGQSGNDDKKEASDQDIVASVGCNSGYCCTKIENTEAHDEGTTMDKSAAGIVQRNGGPGNTLGNVVNDSNLGEMQSEAAETVYSDKQEHPEHLEGRAETTRGVDEEKCDKQPAAAGMEAEQKHPDGGALWDIFRRKDVVKLEEYIRKHSREFRHVHCSPVEQVIHPIHDQSFYLTMEHKRKLKAEYGIEPWTFEQKLGEAVFIPAGCPHQVRNLKSCIKVALDFVSPENIRECIRLTEEFRTLPDEHRAKEDKLEVKKMALLALKQVIKELNNLKYKPS, encoded by the exons ATGAGTGGGGAGGAGCCGCCCGACGACCGGCGGTGCTTGTGGCGGTGCAAGAACTTGCGGATGGAGGGCGCTGAATTCTGCTCCGATCACCGCGGCCTGCAGAGCGCCGAGAAGGGCAGGTGGGGCTCCTCGTCCTCCCGGTCCAGGAAGACTAGGGTTAGGGCTCGGCCGGAGGAGGGGCCGCCTGGGGAAGAGGAAGAGGCGGAGAGGGAAAAACTCAGAAAGAAGAACGAAAGCCGGGCCTTTAGGCCAGCGGGGTCGGCCGCTAGGGCTACGGAGCGGGATGGCCCGAAGAGTATCCCGGTGAGGGAGCGGAGACGTCTGATAGTGGTAGACGAGTCGGACAGCGATGAGGAGGAGGATGCATTGGTGAAG GAGGATGACGACGATTGGAAACAAGAGAACGTGAAGGCTGGAAACAAACGGAAAAGAATGCACTTGGATATGCAAAAACGAAAGAACAGAAAAACTGAGAAAGAGGCTTCAATCACGGATAAAGATGGTCAAGGAGCTGGCTCTTCTGCCGCTAGCGAAAAGTCCAGCTCTGAGAAGACTGCACAGAATGAGAATTATCCAGAG GTACCTAAGAAGAAGAAATTAACGGGTGATGATGCTCTTATGTGTCATCAGTGCCAGAGGAATGACAAGGGAAGAGTTGTATGCTGcacgtcatgcaaaaagaaacgATTTTGTATACCATGCATAACTCGCTG GTATCCTCATTTGTCAGAAGCTGATTTTGCAGCAAGGTGTCCATTCTGTCGCAATAATTGCAATTGCAAAGCATGCTTGCGAATGCTAGGTCTTGCTAAG CCTCCAGGAAAACTGATCGAGAAGACTGACAAAATTAAGTTTTGTTGTTATACTCTACGTTTATTGCTTCCTTGGTTGAAAGAGTTAATCCAAGAACGAAATGCTGAGAAAGGAATCGAAGCTAAGATTCAAG GTGCTGCATCAAGTAAAATAAAGATACAAAGAGCGACATGTGAAAAAGATGAACGCATATTCTG CAATGTTTGCAGAACATCCATTGTTGATTTTCACAGAAGCTGTCCAAGCTGTTTATATGACTTATGCCTTGGCTGTTGTCGGGAACTTCGTGAAGGTTGCATTCCTGGTGGCCTTGGGAAAATAATTTTGCCCTATCAGGATAGAGGTAATGATTACATTCATGGGGGCAACCAACATCGTCAAAGTAATGTATCCGAGGGTTCTTCAACCAGGCAAGCTAGCTCTCATGTGACTCAGCTGAATGAATGGAGGGCTAATGAGGATGGCAGCATTCCTTGCCCACCTAAAGAGATCGGCGGCTGTGGTTCTTCCCTTTTGGAGTTGAGATGCATGTTTAAAGAGAGTTTTCTTTCTGCTCTGGAAGAGAAAGCTGAGGCAATTGTCAAAGAGAGTCAATTTTTAGAATGCATTGGTAATTCTGATCGATGTCCCTGTTTCAGCGCAACTGGTCAGACTGATAATAGCAGTAGGATGTTGCGAAAAGCAGCATGTCGTGATAACTCAGATGATAACTGCTTGTATTGTCCGACCGCTAATGACATTCAACAGGGTGAACTGGATCACTTCCAGAAGCATTGGCTAAAGGGTGAGCCAGTGATTGTTCGGGATGTTCTTGAGCTCACATCTGGGCTGAGTTGGGAGCCCATGGTTATGTGGCGGGCATTGCGAGAGAAGAAATTGGCTGAGAAGGCTTCCGAGAGGCTTACAGTGAAGGCAATCGACTGCTTGGATTGGTGTGAG GTGGAGATAAACATTCACCAGTTCTTCACAGGATATACTGAAGGAAGGAAACACAATAATGGATGGCCTGAGATGCTCAAGCTTAAGGATTGGCCTCCAGCCAATTCCTTTGAGGAACGCTTACCACGTCATGGTGCTGAATTCATCACTGCTTTGCCATTTCCTGAATACACAGATCCTAGGTATGGTCCTCTTAATCTTGTTGTGAAGCTGCCAAAGGATGTGCTCAAGCCAGATCTGGGGCCAAAAACTTATATTGCTTATGGACTTGCTGAAGAGTTGGGCAGAGGGGATTCCATAACTAAGCTTCACTGCGACATGTCTGACGCT GTAAATGTTTTGACACATACAGCAGAAATGACCCTTTCCAGCCATCAGCTTTCTAAGATAGAGAAGCTGAAAAAGAAACATTTGAAGCAAGATATACAGGAGCAGCTTTATGCTGAACAGGAAGACAAAGGAAAAGTAGTATCTTCTGCTGAGAAAAATATTATGGAGCGGACTGACAACATTTCAAATGTGGCCTTGGATGATGAAAAAATTATGCCAATGCAGTCTTCCAGTCATGTGGACAAGATGTCTGCTGATGTACTCGATGACCAAAAATCAGAATGCATCTCTACAACTGATATCGATGTGAACACATCAAATGTTCAAGTCAGGGACGCAATGCATGTTGAGAAAGTTCCAGAGACCTGTGTTACTGGTTCTGAAGATGAAAAAACTGAATCTTCTCAACTCTGTGATCTGAATCATGAAGAGGTCACTAAAAATAAACAGATGGATCAAATTAATGTTGACCAGAATGGGTTTGACAATGTGAGGATGGATGAGAAAGCAGTTGATAAAACTCATCCTTCAGCTATACCCATTAGCAAAGATACATCTGAGCAGGTCCATATTGAGTCACATTCTGTTGTTCATAGCAGATTGTTTGTCTCTGGACCCTCCATTAGGCACTCTGGTCAATCTGGAAATGATGACAAGAAGGAAGCATCCGATCAAGACATCG TGGCCAGTGTTGGATGTAACTCCGGTTACTGTTGCACCAAAATTGAAAATACTGAGGCACATGACGAGGGAACAACTATGGATAAAAGTGCTGCTGGCATTGTTCAGAGGAATGGAGGACCTGGAAACACGTTGGGCAATGTAGTTAATGACAGCAACTTAGGAGAAATGCAGAGTGAGGCTGCAGAAACAGTGTATTCTGATAAGCAGGAACATCCAGAGCATTTGGAAGGTCGAGCAGAGACAACAAGAGGTGTAGATGAGGAGAAGTGTGACAAACAACCTGCTGCGGCTGGCATGGAGGCGGAGCAGAAACATCCTGATGGTGGTGCTCTATGGGACATTTTTCGTAGAAAAGATGTTGTGAAGCTGGAAGAATACATCAGAAAGCATTCTAGAGAGTTCAGGCATGTCCACTGTTCTCCAGTAGAACAG GTCATCCATCCTATTCATGACCAGTCTTTCTACTTGACGATGGAGCATAAAAGGAAGCTTAAGGCTGAATATG GAATTGAACCTTGGACATTCGAGCAAAAACTTGGTGAGGCTGTCTTTATCCCTGCTGGATGTCCCCATCAAGTCAGAAACCTAAAG TCATGCATAAAGGTTGCACTGGATTTTGTCTCTCCGGAGAATATTCGTGAGTGCATTCGATTGACAGAAGAATTTCGCACTCTTCCGGATGAGCACAGAGCTAAAGAAGACAAACTAGAG GTAAAGAAAATGGCTCTGCTTGCGCTCAAACAAGTGATAAAGGAGTTGAACAACTTGAAGTATAAACCAAGTTAA